A genomic region of Candidatus Pseudomonas phytovorans contains the following coding sequences:
- a CDS encoding SDR family oxidoreductase, with translation MQNRIMITGAGSGLGREIALRWAREGWRLALADVNEAGLRETLDLARAAGGEAFTQRCDVRDYSQLTALAQACTEQFGGIDVIVNNAGVASGGFFAELSLEDWDWQLAVNLMGVVKGCKAFLPLLERSKGRIINVASMAALMQGPGMSNYNVAKAGVLALSESLLVELRQLKVAVHVVCPSFFQTNLLDSFRGPNPAMKVQVGKLLEGSPISASDIADYIHQQVAAGEFLILPHEAGRQAWALKQQAPQRLYDEMAEMAVKMRAKAQ, from the coding sequence ATGCAAAACCGCATCATGATCACCGGCGCCGGATCCGGCCTGGGCCGCGAGATCGCCCTGCGCTGGGCGCGTGAAGGCTGGCGCCTGGCGCTGGCTGACGTCAACGAAGCCGGCCTGCGTGAAACCCTGGACCTGGCCCGCGCGGCCGGCGGCGAGGCCTTCACCCAGCGCTGCGACGTGCGCGATTACAGCCAGCTTACCGCCTTGGCCCAGGCCTGCACCGAGCAGTTCGGTGGCATCGACGTGATCGTCAACAACGCAGGCGTTGCCTCGGGCGGGTTCTTCGCCGAGTTGTCGCTGGAGGACTGGGACTGGCAGCTGGCGGTCAACCTGATGGGCGTGGTCAAGGGCTGCAAGGCGTTCCTGCCGCTGCTGGAACGCAGCAAGGGGCGGATCATCAACGTGGCCTCGATGGCCGCGCTGATGCAGGGCCCTGGCATGAGCAACTACAACGTGGCCAAGGCCGGTGTACTGGCCCTGTCGGAAAGCCTGCTGGTGGAGTTGCGCCAGCTAAAGGTGGCGGTGCACGTGGTGTGCCCGTCGTTCTTCCAGACCAACCTGCTGGACTCGTTCCGCGGGCCTAACCCCGCCATGAAGGTGCAGGTGGGCAAGCTACTGGAGGGTTCGCCGATTAGTGCGTCGGACATTGCCGACTACATCCATCAGCAGGTCGCCGCTGGCGAGTTCCTGATTCTGCCCCACGAAGCCGGGCGCCAGGCGTGGGCATTGAAGCAGCAAGCCCCCCAGCGGCTGTACGACGAAATGGCCGAAATGGCGGTGAAAATGCGCGCCAAAGCCCAGTAG
- a CDS encoding DUF3309 family protein, giving the protein MTTILIIILILLLIGGLPVFPHSRSWGYGPSGIVGVVLVILLVLLLLGMI; this is encoded by the coding sequence ATGACCACGATCCTCATCATCATCCTGATCCTGCTGCTGATCGGTGGCTTACCGGTCTTCCCACACTCGCGCAGTTGGGGCTACGGCCCGTCCGGCATTGTTGGCGTAGTGCTGGTCATCCTGCTGGTGCTGCTGCTGTTAGGCATGATATGA
- the csrA gene encoding carbon storage regulator CsrA, producing the protein MLVIGREVGEIIVIGDDIRIMVVQTRDGVVRFGVDAPREVPVHRAEVYKRIKEAKQNKA; encoded by the coding sequence ATGCTGGTAATAGGACGCGAAGTAGGGGAGATCATCGTGATAGGCGATGACATCCGGATCATGGTGGTGCAGACCAGGGACGGCGTGGTGCGCTTTGGAGTAGATGCACCGCGGGAAGTGCCGGTGCATCGGGCAGAGGTGTACAAGCGCATCAAGGAGGCCAAGCAAAACAAGGCCTGA
- the ngg gene encoding N-acetylglutaminylglutamine synthetase has protein sequence MKAHEIAYGQRLLRGQPPSYERLQARLAGDGSQPHDQPRAVHCGWGRLLIGHTYPDPVALAEQLLSERPGERDIALYVAAPQQVLAQAPQQLFLDPSDTLRLWFTDYRPAQRVFRGFRVRRAQNPADWQAINTLYQARSMLPVDPDLLTPRHLGGPVYWLAEDEDSGAVIGSVMGLNHAKAFNDPEHGSSLWCLAVDPHCTRPGVGEVLVRHLIEHFMSRGLAYLDLSVLHDNRQAKRLYQKLGFRNLPTFAVKRKNGINEPLFLGPGPQADLNPYARIIVDEALRRGIDVQVDDAASGLFTLSLGGRRIRCRESLSDLTSAVTMTLCQDKRLTRQVLHNAGLQVPAQQLAGNADDNLAFLDEHGAVVVKPVDGEQGQGVAVNLTCIDDITQAVTHARQFDSRVLLESFHAGFDLRIVVIGYEVVAAAIRHPAQVLGDGKHSIRQLIEAQSRRRQAATGGESRIPLDDETERTLRAAGFGYDDVLSAGQRLAVRRTANLHTGGTLEDVTERLHPVLADAAVRAARALEIPVVGLDFMVRDAGQPEYVIIEANERAGLANHEPQPTAERFIDLLFPHSRPLA, from the coding sequence ATGAAAGCCCATGAAATCGCCTACGGTCAGCGCCTGCTGCGCGGGCAGCCGCCGTCCTACGAGCGCCTGCAGGCGCGCCTGGCCGGCGACGGCAGCCAGCCCCATGACCAGCCGCGTGCCGTGCACTGTGGCTGGGGCCGATTGCTGATCGGCCATACCTACCCAGACCCGGTCGCCTTGGCCGAGCAATTGCTGAGCGAACGCCCCGGCGAGCGCGACATTGCCCTGTATGTGGCGGCGCCCCAGCAAGTGTTGGCCCAAGCGCCGCAGCAACTGTTTCTGGACCCGTCCGACACCCTGCGCCTGTGGTTTACCGACTACCGCCCGGCGCAGCGGGTGTTCCGTGGCTTCCGTGTGCGCCGGGCGCAAAACCCGGCTGACTGGCAGGCCATCAACACCCTGTACCAGGCACGCAGCATGCTGCCGGTCGACCCCGACCTGCTCACCCCCAGGCACCTGGGCGGCCCGGTGTACTGGCTGGCCGAAGATGAAGACAGCGGCGCGGTGATCGGCAGCGTCATGGGCCTGAACCATGCCAAGGCCTTCAACGACCCGGAACACGGCAGCAGCCTGTGGTGCCTGGCGGTGGACCCGCATTGCACCCGCCCCGGCGTGGGCGAGGTGCTGGTGCGCCATCTGATCGAACACTTCATGAGCCGTGGCCTGGCCTACCTGGACCTGTCAGTGCTGCATGACAACCGCCAGGCCAAGCGCCTTTACCAGAAGCTGGGTTTTCGCAACCTGCCCACCTTTGCGGTCAAGCGCAAGAACGGCATCAACGAGCCGCTATTTCTCGGGCCAGGGCCGCAAGCCGACCTCAACCCCTATGCCCGCATCATCGTCGACGAAGCGCTACGCCGGGGTATCGACGTGCAGGTGGACGACGCCGCCAGCGGCTTGTTCACCCTCAGCCTGGGCGGGCGTCGAATTCGTTGCCGTGAGTCGCTCAGCGACCTGACCAGTGCCGTCACCATGACCTTGTGCCAGGACAAACGCTTGACCCGGCAGGTCCTGCACAACGCCGGGCTGCAAGTGCCTGCGCAACAGTTGGCCGGCAATGCGGACGACAACCTGGCATTTCTCGACGAGCACGGCGCGGTTGTGGTCAAACCGGTGGATGGCGAGCAAGGCCAGGGCGTGGCAGTGAACCTGACCTGCATCGACGACATCACCCAGGCCGTGACACATGCTCGTCAGTTCGACAGCCGCGTGCTGCTGGAAAGCTTCCATGCCGGGTTTGACCTGCGCATTGTGGTGATCGGCTACGAAGTAGTGGCCGCTGCCATCCGCCACCCGGCGCAGGTGCTGGGCGACGGCAAACACAGCATCCGCCAGTTGATCGAAGCCCAGAGCCGTCGGCGCCAGGCCGCCACGGGTGGCGAAAGCCGTATCCCGCTGGACGACGAAACCGAGCGCACCCTGCGCGCGGCAGGCTTTGGCTATGACGATGTATTGTCTGCCGGCCAACGCTTGGCCGTGCGGCGCACCGCCAACCTGCACACCGGTGGCACCCTTGAAGATGTGACCGAACGCCTGCACCCGGTGCTGGCCGACGCTGCCGTGCGCGCTGCACGGGCGCTGGAGATTCCGGTGGTGGGGCTGGACTTTATGGTGCGCGATGCCGGGCAGCCGGAATACGTGATCATCGAAGCCAACGAACGTGCCGGCCTGGCCAACCATGAACCGCAGCCCACGGCCGAGCGGTTTATCGACCTGCTGTTTCCGCATAGCCGGCCTTTGGCGTAA
- a CDS encoding osmoprotectant NAGGN system M42 family peptidase, translating to MSERLPEPNLDYLKRVLLEMLAIPSPTGFTDTIVRYVAERLDELGIPFELTRRGTIRATLKGRQTSPDRAVSAHLDTIGASVRQLQDNGRLALAPVGCWSSRFAEGSRVSVFTDTGVVRGSVLPLMASGHAFNTAIDQMPVSWDHVELRLDAYCATRADCEALGVSIGDFVAFDPLPEFTESGHISARHLDDKAGVAALLAALKAVVESGRQPLIDCHPLFTITEETGSGAAGALPWDVSEFVGIDIAPVAPGQASSEHAVSVAMQDSSGPYDYHLSRHLLKLAGDHDLPVRRDLFRYYFSDAHSAVTAGHDIRTALVAFGCDATHGYERTHIDSLAALSRLLSAYLLSPPVFASDSQPANASLERFSHQLEHDAQMESDTRVPAVDSLVGNKA from the coding sequence ATGTCCGAACGACTCCCAGAACCCAATCTCGACTACCTCAAACGCGTGCTGCTGGAGATGCTCGCCATCCCCAGCCCCACCGGTTTCACCGACACCATCGTGCGCTACGTGGCCGAACGCCTCGACGAACTGGGCATCCCCTTCGAGCTGACCCGTCGCGGTACCATCCGCGCCACCCTCAAGGGCCGGCAAACTTCCCCCGACCGCGCCGTGTCCGCCCACCTCGACACCATCGGCGCCAGCGTGCGCCAGTTGCAGGACAACGGCCGCCTGGCGCTGGCGCCGGTCGGCTGCTGGTCCAGCCGCTTTGCCGAGGGCAGCCGGGTCAGTGTGTTCACCGACACCGGTGTAGTACGTGGCAGCGTGTTGCCGTTGATGGCCAGCGGGCACGCTTTCAACACCGCCATCGACCAGATGCCGGTCAGCTGGGACCACGTGGAACTGCGCCTGGACGCCTACTGCGCTACTCGCGCCGACTGCGAGGCATTGGGCGTGAGCATTGGCGACTTCGTCGCCTTCGACCCACTGCCCGAGTTCACCGAAAGCGGCCACATCAGCGCCCGTCACCTGGACGACAAGGCCGGCGTAGCGGCACTGCTCGCCGCATTGAAGGCCGTGGTAGAAAGTGGCCGCCAGCCATTGATCGACTGCCACCCGTTGTTCACCATCACCGAAGAGACCGGCTCGGGCGCTGCCGGCGCCCTGCCCTGGGATGTCAGCGAGTTCGTCGGCATCGACATCGCCCCGGTGGCCCCCGGGCAGGCTTCCAGCGAGCATGCGGTGAGCGTGGCCATGCAGGACTCGTCAGGGCCGTACGACTACCACCTGTCCAGGCACCTGCTGAAACTGGCCGGTGACCACGACTTGCCGGTGCGGCGCGACCTGTTCCGCTACTACTTCAGCGATGCCCATTCGGCGGTGACGGCGGGGCACGATATACGTACCGCGCTGGTGGCGTTTGGCTGTGATGCCACCCATGGCTACGAACGCACGCATATCGACAGCCTTGCCGCGTTGAGCCGGTTGCTGTCGGCGTATCTGTTGAGCCCACCCGTGTTCGCCAGCGACTCGCAGCCGGCCAATGCGTCGCTGGAACGCTTTAGCCATCAACTGGAGCATGATGCGCAAATGGAAAGCGACACGCGGGTGCCGGCGGTGGACAGTCTGGTTGGCAATAAGGCTTGA
- the mnmC gene encoding bifunctional tRNA (5-methylaminomethyl-2-thiouridine)(34)-methyltransferase MnmD/FAD-dependent 5-carboxymethylaminomethyl-2-thiouridine(34) oxidoreductase MnmC, whose translation MSTLLQHAQIDWDDQGRPHSRQYDDVYFAVNEGIEETKHVFLGQTRLAERFANLAPHTCMVIGETGFGTGMNFFCAWQLFDQQGHADARLHFVSVEKYPLDHADMARAVRLWPELAAYTEPLLAQYVAVHPGFQQFTFADGRVTLTLLIGDVLEQLPQLDAQIDVWFLDGFAPAKNPDMWTPELFAQLARLSHPGTVLGTFTTTGWVRRSLVDAGFAMKRVPGIGKKWEVMSGAYVGPLPAPGAPWYARPAVAQGPREALVIGAGLAGSTTAASLARRGWQVTVLERHEAPAQEASGNPQGVLYLKLSAHGTALSQMILAGFGYTRRQLERLQRGQDWDACGVLQLAFDSKEAERQSKLAAAFDHDLLHSLGRAEAEAIAGVALPAGGLYYPEGGWVHPPALCQQQLQHPGIRLLTHQEVIELRKVDDQWQAWAGERLLAGAPVVILAGAAEVRRFEPCAQLPLKRIRGQITRLPATTASRALRTVVCAEGYVAPPRGDEHTLGASFDFHSEDLAPTVAEHQGNLALLDEISVDLAQRLGTAELAPEQLQGRAAFRCTSPDYLPIVGPLADGQAFAEAYAVLGRDARQVPDVACPWLDGLYVNSGHGSRGLITAPLSGELMAAWVCGEPLPLPRAVAEACHPNRFALRKLIRGK comes from the coding sequence ATGTCCACCCTTCTCCAGCATGCCCAGATCGACTGGGACGACCAGGGCCGCCCCCACTCGCGGCAATATGACGACGTCTATTTCGCGGTCAACGAAGGCATCGAAGAAACCAAACACGTGTTCCTCGGCCAGACGCGCCTGGCCGAGCGCTTTGCCAACCTGGCGCCGCACACCTGCATGGTGATCGGCGAAACAGGTTTTGGCACCGGCATGAATTTTTTCTGCGCCTGGCAGCTGTTTGACCAGCAGGGGCACGCTGATGCACGCCTGCACTTCGTCAGTGTCGAAAAATACCCCCTCGACCACGCCGACATGGCCCGCGCCGTGCGCCTGTGGCCTGAACTTGCCGCCTATACAGAACCCCTGTTGGCGCAATATGTGGCAGTGCACCCGGGCTTCCAGCAGTTCACCTTCGCCGATGGCCGGGTCACCCTCACCCTGCTGATCGGTGATGTGCTTGAGCAACTGCCGCAACTCGATGCGCAGATTGATGTGTGGTTCCTCGATGGCTTTGCCCCGGCCAAGAACCCCGACATGTGGACACCCGAGCTGTTCGCGCAGCTGGCCCGGTTGTCGCACCCGGGTACGGTCCTGGGCACCTTCACGACCACCGGTTGGGTACGCCGCAGCCTCGTCGACGCTGGCTTCGCCATGAAAAGGGTGCCGGGCATTGGCAAGAAGTGGGAGGTGATGAGCGGCGCCTACGTCGGCCCCCTGCCCGCCCCCGGCGCGCCTTGGTACGCACGCCCGGCCGTTGCACAGGGGCCACGCGAGGCGTTGGTGATTGGTGCCGGGCTCGCCGGTAGCACAACCGCCGCCAGCCTGGCCCGGCGCGGCTGGCAGGTGACCGTGCTGGAGCGCCACGAAGCCCCGGCACAGGAAGCTTCAGGCAACCCGCAAGGGGTGCTGTACCTCAAGCTGTCTGCCCATGGCACTGCGCTTTCGCAGATGATCCTGGCCGGGTTCGGCTACACGCGGCGCCAGCTTGAACGCTTGCAGCGTGGCCAGGACTGGGATGCCTGCGGCGTGCTGCAACTCGCCTTCGACAGCAAGGAAGCCGAGCGCCAGAGCAAGCTGGCCGCCGCTTTCGACCACGATTTGCTGCACTCATTGGGGCGTGCCGAGGCCGAAGCCATCGCTGGGGTGGCCTTGCCGGCGGGCGGTTTGTACTACCCCGAAGGTGGCTGGGTGCACCCGCCTGCACTGTGCCAGCAGCAGTTGCAGCACCCGGGTATTCGCCTGCTCACACACCAGGAAGTCATCGAGCTGCGCAAGGTCGATGACCAATGGCAAGCCTGGGCTGGCGAGCGCCTGCTGGCCGGCGCGCCGGTGGTCATTCTGGCCGGTGCCGCCGAGGTGCGGCGCTTTGAGCCTTGCGCGCAGTTGCCGCTCAAGCGCATCCGTGGGCAAATCACCCGCTTGCCGGCCACTACCGCCAGCCGGGCACTGCGCACAGTGGTGTGCGCCGAGGGCTATGTGGCACCGCCGCGCGGCGACGAACATACCCTGGGCGCGAGCTTTGATTTCCACAGCGAAGACCTGGCCCCGACAGTGGCCGAGCACCAGGGCAACCTGGCGTTGCTTGACGAGATTTCCGTCGATCTGGCCCAGCGGTTGGGCACAGCCGAGTTGGCCCCTGAGCAGTTGCAGGGGCGTGCGGCGTTTCGATGCACCAGCCCGGATTACCTGCCGATCGTGGGGCCGCTGGCTGATGGGCAGGCGTTTGCCGAGGCTTATGCGGTACTGGGCCGGGATGCGCGGCAGGTGCCGGATGTGGCTTGCCCTTGGCTGGATGGGTTGTATGTGAACAGCGGGCATGGGTCGCGCGGGTTGATCACGGCGCCGTTGAGTGGCGAGCTGATGGCGGCCTGGGTGTGTGGGGAACCGCTGCCGTTGCCGCGGGCGGTGGCGGAGGCTTGTCATCCGAACCGGTTTGCCCTGCGCAAGTTGATCCGAGGCAAATAA
- a CDS encoding N-acetylglutaminylglutamine amidotransferase encodes MCGLAGELRFTPIDQAPRPADLAAVERITHHLAPRGPDAWGFHSQGPIALGHRRLKIMDLSDGSAQPMVDNTLGLSLAFNGAIYNFPELRQELQDLGYSFWSDGDTEVLLKGYHAWGAALLPKLNGMFALAIWERDNQRLFLARDRLGVKPLYLSRNGERLRFASTLPALLKGGDIDPMLDPVALNHYLNFHAVVPAPRTLLANVQKLEPGTWMRVDRHGEVERQTWWQLKYGANPDERELDLEGWTTRVLDATRDAVAIRQRAAVDVGVLLSGGVDSSLLVGLLREAGVDDLSTFSIGFEDAGGERGDEFQYSDLIAKHYGTRHHQLRIAEHEIIDQLPAAFRAMSEPMVSHDCIAFYLLSREVAKHCKGVQSGQGADELFAGYHWYPQVDGAEDAFAAYRDAFFDRSHGEYRETVQAPWLLETDAAGDYVREHFARPGARDAVDKALRLDSTVMLVDDPVKRVDNMTMAWGLEARTPFLDYRLVELSARIPARFKLPDGGKQVLKQAARRVIPHEVIDRKKGYFPVPGLKHLDGATLGWVRELLTDPSQDRGLFNPAMLDRLLSNPHGQLTPLRGSKLWQLAALNLWLSEQGI; translated from the coding sequence ATGTGCGGATTAGCAGGAGAGTTACGTTTCACCCCCATCGACCAAGCCCCTCGCCCAGCCGACCTGGCTGCGGTAGAGCGCATCACGCATCACCTGGCACCTCGTGGCCCGGATGCGTGGGGCTTCCATAGCCAAGGCCCGATTGCCCTTGGCCACCGGCGCCTGAAAATCATGGACTTGTCCGACGGCTCGGCGCAGCCGATGGTCGACAACACCCTGGGCCTGTCACTGGCTTTCAACGGTGCCATCTACAACTTCCCCGAACTGCGCCAGGAATTGCAGGACCTGGGCTACAGCTTCTGGTCCGACGGCGACACCGAGGTGTTGCTCAAGGGCTACCACGCCTGGGGCGCGGCCTTGCTGCCCAAGCTCAACGGCATGTTCGCCCTGGCCATCTGGGAGCGCGACAACCAGCGCCTGTTCCTGGCCCGCGACCGCCTGGGCGTCAAGCCGCTGTACCTGTCGCGCAACGGCGAGCGCCTGCGTTTTGCCTCGACCCTGCCAGCGCTGCTCAAGGGTGGCGACATCGACCCGATGCTCGACCCGGTGGCGCTCAACCATTACCTGAACTTCCACGCTGTGGTACCCGCGCCGCGTACCCTGCTGGCCAACGTGCAAAAGCTGGAACCCGGCACCTGGATGCGCGTCGACCGCCATGGCGAGGTAGAACGCCAGACCTGGTGGCAGCTGAAATACGGCGCCAACCCGGATGAGCGTGAGCTGGACCTGGAAGGCTGGACCACCCGCGTGCTCGACGCCACCCGCGACGCCGTGGCCATTCGCCAACGTGCCGCCGTCGACGTTGGCGTGCTGCTGTCCGGGGGTGTCGACTCCAGCCTGCTGGTCGGGTTGCTGCGCGAAGCAGGTGTAGACGACCTGTCGACGTTCTCCATCGGCTTCGAGGATGCCGGTGGCGAGCGTGGCGACGAGTTCCAGTACTCCGACCTGATCGCCAAACACTACGGCACCCGTCACCACCAGCTGCGCATTGCCGAACACGAGATCATCGACCAGTTGCCAGCCGCATTCCGCGCGATGAGCGAGCCGATGGTCAGCCACGACTGCATTGCCTTCTACCTGCTGTCGCGGGAAGTGGCCAAGCACTGCAAGGGCGTGCAAAGCGGCCAAGGCGCTGACGAACTGTTCGCCGGCTACCACTGGTACCCGCAGGTGGACGGCGCCGAAGACGCCTTTGCGGCTTACCGCGATGCGTTCTTCGACCGCAGCCACGGCGAGTACCGCGAAACCGTGCAGGCACCCTGGCTGCTGGAAACCGACGCCGCTGGCGATTACGTGCGCGAGCACTTCGCCCGCCCTGGCGCCCGCGACGCCGTGGACAAGGCCCTGCGCCTGGACAGCACAGTGATGCTGGTGGACGACCCGGTCAAGCGGGTGGACAACATGACCATGGCCTGGGGCCTGGAAGCGCGCACACCGTTCCTCGACTACCGCCTGGTGGAGCTGTCTGCGCGTATTCCGGCGCGCTTCAAACTGCCCGACGGCGGCAAGCAGGTACTCAAGCAGGCGGCGCGGCGGGTAATCCCGCATGAGGTGATCGACCGCAAGAAAGGCTACTTCCCGGTGCCGGGGCTGAAGCACCTGGATGGTGCCACCCTGGGCTGGGTGCGTGAGCTGCTGACCGACCCCAGCCAGGACCGGGGGCTGTTCAACCCGGCCATGCTCGACCGCCTGCTGAGCAACCCGCACGGCCAGCTCACCCCGCTGCGCGGTTCCAAGCTGTGGCAGCTGGCAGCGCTGAACCTGTGGCTGAGCGAACAAGGAATCTGA
- a CDS encoding YheU family protein has product MLIPYDQLQAETLTRLIEDFVTRDGTDNGDDTPLETRVLRVRQALAKGQAFILFDPESQQCQLLARHDVPRELLD; this is encoded by the coding sequence ATGCTGATCCCCTACGACCAACTGCAAGCCGAAACCCTGACCCGCCTGATCGAAGATTTCGTCACCCGTGACGGCACCGACAACGGCGACGATACCCCGCTGGAAACCCGCGTGCTGCGGGTGCGCCAGGCATTGGCCAAGGGCCAGGCGTTCATCCTGTTCGACCCGGAAAGCCAGCAGTGCCAGTTGCTGGCCAGGCATGATGTGCCCAGGGAGTTGCTCGACTAG